From Triticum aestivum cultivar Chinese Yumai mitochondrion, complete genome, a single genomic window includes:
- the rps2 gene encoding rps2 codes for MTMLSIVCTKLLCTNAHLGRRVADHHFKVYIRGSRNGIAILDSDKTLICLRNALHFIGSPSRQKGRSFFLKTNHLFIYEITEEMASYLRSYLRNVNSHCFDDSQWKIGAFLTNSFANKKKFRSRKKKINFGLNQQPDCVVILNADRKSSVILEADRSQIPIPSLVDSTIPWESYKRITYPIPANDPIQFVYLFRHSIMKTVILEQNAISREAQSLRVTLSTGKSAGGMRSACYSTSSSSPIDEEENRAKALLEMRKKYPSGDGADADANARKAVLQAISQNSFFFVELITRFGPIDSESDRGVAGSHLAFAHRIEEILEFHGKSSGSLKDLIDLKLDLEDASKREEILLPYFSSKKEAKS; via the coding sequence ATGACAATGCTTTCGATAGTCTGTACTAAATTACTTTGTACGAATGCACATCTCGGCCGTCGGGTAGCTGATCACCATTTCAAAGTCTATATCCGTGGTTCAAGAAATGGAATTGCTATTCTCGATTCAGACAAGACACTGATTTGTTTACGAAACGCTCTTCATTTTATAGGATCTCCCAGTCGTCAAAAAGGCCGTTCCTTCTTTTTAAAGACCAATCATTTATTTATTTATGAGATAACGGAAGAAATGGCGAGCTATTTAAGAAGCTATTTAAGAAATGTGAATTCTCATTGTTTCGATGATTCTCAATGGAAGATCGGGGCGTTTTTGACCAATTCTTTTGCAAATAAAAAAAAATTCCGTTCAAGAAAGAAGAAGATCAATTTTGGGTTGAACCAACAACCTGATTGTGTGGTTATTCTGAATGCAGATAGAAAGTCTTCGGTCATACTGGAAGCTGATCGATCACAAATACCTATTCCATCCTTAGTTGATTCTACGATCCCATGGGAATCCTATAAAAGAATCACTTATCCCATCCCAGCGAATGATCCTATACAGTTCGTATATCTATTTCGTCATTCGATCATGAAAACAGTGATTCTTGAACAGAATGCGATTAGTAGAGAAGCGCAATCTCTCAGAGTCACTTTGAGTACGGGGAAGTCCGCAGGAGGGATGAGATCCGCCTGCTACTCCACCTCTTCTTCTTCCCCAATAGACGAAGAAGAAAATAGGGCCAAGGCGCTATTGGAGATGCGCAAAAAATATCCATCGGGAGATGGCGCTGACGCTGACGCTAACGCTCGCAAGGCGGTTTTGCAGGCAATTTCACAAAATAGTTTTTTTTTCGTTGAGCTCATAACCCGGTTTGGGCCGATTGACTCTGAGAGCGATCGAGGGGTCGCGGGCTCACACCTTGCTTTTGCGCATAGGATCGAAGAGATCCTAGAATTTCATGGAAAGAGCAGCGGCTCTCTGAAAGACCTCATTGATCTGAAATTGGATTTGGAAGACGCCTCTAAAAGAGAGGAGATTCTACTTCCATATTTTTCCTCCAAAAAAGAGGCAAAGTCCTAG